The nucleotide window TTAGAAGATATCAGCGAAGAGCAGCTTCGTCAATACTGGCTTTGTTGTCAAAGTGAATTTGGCTGGAGCGCTGCAACACTGCGCATCAGTTACTCCGGCATACAACATTTTTTCAGAAAGACCCTTGTGCGTGAATGGAATATTTTCAACGACATCAAATGGAAACGAGAACAAACTTTACCGACCATTCTGAGTCTGGAGGAAGTCAGGAAGATTATTTATGCTCTTCCCACTGCACAAAGCCAGACATTTTATTTGACATTATATTCCATGGGACTGCGTTTGAGGGAAGCAACAACGCTTCAGGTCAAAGATATTCTTTCCGACAGGGGGCTTGTGCATATTCATGCCGGAAAAAGCGCGCTGGACAGGACTGTCCCTTTACCAAAAATTACTCTGCTCAGTTTACGTGAATACTATAAAACCCATGGCAATCCAAAATGGATATTCCCTGCCTTGGGCCGCAACGGCGGGAAGAACGCTGATCAGCCAGCATGATAAAACAAATCATTGGCTTAATCAGCAGATGAAAAAACTGCTGCCGACTCATTACTTCCTGTTAACGATCACACTTCCCTAGGGCCTTCGGGATGTTGTGAGATCTCACCAGAAGCAAGCTTATGGCGCCTTGTTTTTATGCACCAACAAAGCGCTGAAAAAATTAGCACAGGATAAGCGGTTTGTCGGATCTGATCGAATCGGATATCTGGCAGGCCTTCACACCTGGGGTGGCATGCTCCAGTATCATCCTCATTTGCACCTGGTCATTCCCGGAGGCGCATTGTCTGATAATAATCAATGGATTTCTTCCAGACAGGATCTATTTGTTCACACGAAACCGTTGGAGATCATTTTTAAAGCCAAATTCAAGGATGCAATGAAAAAAGCCGGGCTGCTTGTTAAAATAGATCCCGCAGTGTGGAAAAAACAATGGGTGATTGACAGTCAGGCCGTGGGCCAGGGACAAAATTCTTTACGATATCTTTCAAGATATGTGTTCCGGGTTGCCATCTCCAATAATCGTATCAAAAGCATTGAAAATGGTGTCATTGAATTTCTGTACAAAGACCGTGAAAAAAATAAATGGAAAAACATGACGCTGGATGCCATGGAGTTTATCAGAAGATTCCTGCAGCATGTTCTACCCAGGGGATTTATGAAAATCAGGCATTATGGTTTTCTCAACCCCAACAGTGCCTTATCCATTGAGAAAATTCGTGAACTCATTTCACTCATCCATGATATTATTGCACTTTTTACTGAAATCCCGGAACGGGAAATACCCGGGATTAAATGCAGCCATTGCGGACATGATTTAAACTTTATGTTCTTTGTAAAGCCTGAACCACGATGCAGACCCGGATAACTGGACAAAACTGACTATCTGGTTTTCGCTGTCGACTATAAAACAGCCCAAAAAACTGAATATCCCGGGCATGTCACAGTACCCGTGCGCCAATTGCGGATATTTGAATTTTAAACCCGGGTTTTACTGACAAAGACAGCCTGATTCTTGGTTTTTGCATCAGGAGGAAGGCACTTTTATAAAATTTTCATCCCATCTCGTCTTTCACACATCCTGCAAATCGATGACCTTTTCCCCTATTGATCCGCGGCTTCTTGAATCACAGGATTAGTACCGAGCCTCGTGCCTCGGCACGGTTACTAATCCTTCATTTGTTACATTTCATTTAGGCATGATAGGGTTTCTTATACAAAAGCAGATCTACCAAGGATAAGCAATTAATCCAATGGGTCTGATTGAACGATTTTAAAAGAGTGTATGGTTATTGCTTTTTTAGCATCAGGAAGTTTGATTTGTATTTTAACTTCACCCTCAGCTTTGATTCTAAATGGGGTTAATTTTACAAGCAATTTAGCATCATTATCATCTTTCGCTTTGTCCGGTGGTGCTACAAACTTAAGTTGTTCTGCTTCTACTTTTGGAGCTTTTACAATAACATTGATCTCAGATGTTTCCGTTTGCATTTCCTCAAGCGAGATCATTATAGCTAAACTAGGCAGAATATATGGAATTTCATCAACAACAAGATCTCTATCTTGTATCCCCATTAAGGAGATTTTACCATCGATTTCCAATCTAATATCGTCACAAACTAATGTGAATATTTTTTTTGCTATCTTCATATGTTTAATTTAATGCATAAAAAGGTTAGAAGTCTTTTCGTGATCCCAATCAGCGGTTCGGACTACATAATTTTTACTTTTATTGCTTCTCAACTGTTTCCCACCCTGAAAAATTGTTGAGACACAAGTTAATTGTTCTATCTTGTTAAGCCTTTTTTCGATTTGATACCAGCCCTTTCAAGGTTGTACTTATTTTCATTTTTTCCTTTTAGCAATAATCCTGGCAGTAGAGACATGAGGCGATTGTTTCATGTGCTTCCGCTTTAGCATTGCTTTCTTGGGTCCCCGTTTGTGTTTTCGATACGCTGACAGTTTTATTTGCCTTGCAAGATCTTGGATGAAATTCACATACTCCGCAACAGAGAGCGTTCGAAAATAGTGCCATTCATTTTCAGGCAGGGCGATCATCATGCCTCTGAATGTGGCTGAAATTTCATCTGCAATATAATACCCGGAGACTTCTTCATCTATTTTTTCAGCACCGTGTATACTGGCAAGAGCCCCTCTTACAGTTGCAATCACCATATAGGCTATCAGGGAAACACAAAATCCGAACAAGGCTGCACGCGGGTATCCAAGAGCGTTGATTTCAGAATTCAAATAGTCCGCCAGATATTGGAACGCTGTTTCGATTGTCCACCGACCTCTATAAACATCGGCAATTGTCGTGGCACTCGCTCCCTTTTCAGGAACATTTGTAATAATGGCAATTTCACTGTCCCCATCACGGGTTTCTGAGATCAACTGGACTCTTATCCGTCTGAACGTATGCTCTTTAGCGGAACTATCGATTACACAAATCGGTTGTTCAAAAACTTTTCCGGTTTCAATATCACCAATATGTTTCTCTTTTCCAAGAGTTTTCCAGGAATATTTTTTATGTTCCCGGATAACGAAAAAAGCATCTTTTGAGGCGATACCTGTAGTAAATTCCAGTGTGCAGAAATTCCGGTCAGCCACCCAGGCATCTCCGAGTGTGACAGTTTCCAATACGTCTGACAAAAGAGATCTCTCCTGAGAATGACCATCTTCACAGGGAAAAACATCCACAGGAAGACAAAGGCATGGATCATATACAACAAGAGATTTGCCCGGCAATGGACCAGCTGCCAGTGTTCGGAGTTCTTTTATACGGTGATGTGTTTTTTCAATACAGTTGCCATCGAGAAGCTTGACCCGAAATCCCGGCAGCGGTGATGCCTTTGTACCGCCGAGGCCTTCGATTATCTGAGAAATTTCCTGGGCAGCATATCGAACCAGTTCCGCTGAAGTGTGAGGTTCAATCCCATTGATCTTGTTGTAAAGAGATGTGATCGAAACCCCTATCTGGTCTTTGCTCGCCTGGTAGGCGGCATTTACGGATGGCCGGTTCTTGCAAACCACTTGAGACATGATGTCAAAAACACTGGAAAAAAGCAGGTCCTTTGTGTATTGTTCCTTGGCGGTACTGTCAAACCATTGATCCAGTTGTTCGGGATTGAAAATCCGTTCCATGGCACTGCGGGAAATGACTGAGACAGGACTTTCTTTGATGAATTGTTCAAAAACTGTGTTTAGCATTTTGATCTCCTTGAGATACAGGTCCAGGTTGTTTCCCTGGTTGTATCTGCTAGAATCAAAAATGTCTAGATTTATTTTCTGAATGCAATTCATTTAGTGATTTTCTCTTTAGTAATACCTTGAAAGGGCTGGATTTGATACTTAATATGATTTTCAGAAAGGAGTTGGACCATATAAGTATTTAAAGACACGCCTTCTCTCTCGGCCTGTTTGCTTAGTTTGGCATGAAGATTTTTGGGTAACCGCAATCGAGTTTGTCCGCTGTAGCTTTCAAACGTTTGTGGAGCAGGGATCTTGCAACCATCCTCCTTAAAGACTTCAATAAAACCTTTAAGGGCCATTTGAGCTTCTTCTATTGCTTCTTCAGGCGTTTCCCCATAAGCAGATAGGCCTGGAAATTCAGGAACGGTAGCTATATATCCTTCATCTTCTTCGCTATAAATGATATTAATAGAATATTTTTTCATAATTATTTATTCTCCTTGATTAAGTTATTGTCGTCAATAAAAGTAATCAATTGAGACACTTGATATTTTTTCGCCTTGCTATTGTCACGTTTATCAGGTTGAAAATTCATCATTTTTTTATAAACAGGATGTTTATAAATTTTATGACTTCCACTTTGGTTTCTAAATTCAAACCCGACTTCTTCTGCT belongs to Desulfotignum phosphitoxidans DSM 13687 and includes:
- a CDS encoding tyrosine-type recombinase/integrase; protein product: MCGAVLKLQRFYNKPLEDISEEQLRQYWLCCQSEFGWSAATLRISYSGIQHFFRKTLVREWNIFNDIKWKREQTLPTILSLEEVRKIIYALPTAQSQTFYLTLYSMGLRLREATTLQVKDILSDRGLVHIHAGKSALDRTVPLPKITLLSLREYYKTHGNPKWIFPALGRNGGKNADQPA
- a CDS encoding DUF6941 family protein; the protein is MKIAKKIFTLVCDDIRLEIDGKISLMGIQDRDLVVDEIPYILPSLAIMISLEEMQTETSEINVIVKAPKVEAEQLKFVAPPDKAKDDNDAKLLVKLTPFRIKAEGEVKIQIKLPDAKKAITIHSFKIVQSDPLD
- a CDS encoding transposase, translating into MLNTVFEQFIKESPVSVISRSAMERIFNPEQLDQWFDSTAKEQYTKDLLFSSVFDIMSQVVCKNRPSVNAAYQASKDQIGVSITSLYNKINGIEPHTSAELVRYAAQEISQIIEGLGGTKASPLPGFRVKLLDGNCIEKTHHRIKELRTLAAGPLPGKSLVVYDPCLCLPVDVFPCEDGHSQERSLLSDVLETVTLGDAWVADRNFCTLEFTTGIASKDAFFVIREHKKYSWKTLGKEKHIGDIETGKVFEQPICVIDSSAKEHTFRRIRVQLISETRDGDSEIAIITNVPEKGASATTIADVYRGRWTIETAFQYLADYLNSEINALGYPRAALFGFCVSLIAYMVIATVRGALASIHGAEKIDEEVSGYYIADEISATFRGMMIALPENEWHYFRTLSVAEYVNFIQDLARQIKLSAYRKHKRGPKKAMLKRKHMKQSPHVSTARIIAKRKK
- a CDS encoding type II toxin-antitoxin system HicB family antitoxin, with amino-acid sequence MKKYSINIIYSEEDEGYIATVPEFPGLSAYGETPEEAIEEAQMALKGFIEVFKEDGCKIPAPQTFESYSGQTRLRLPKNLHAKLSKQAEREGVSLNTYMVQLLSENHIKYQIQPFQGITKEKITK
- a CDS encoding type II toxin-antitoxin system HicA family toxin, whose translation is MTEKKIKLYKKLNESSTNAKFHEICNLAEEVGFEFRNQSGSHKIYKHPVYKKMMNFQPDKRDNSKAKKYQVSQLITFIDDNNLIKENK